In Desulforegulaceae bacterium, the following are encoded in one genomic region:
- a CDS encoding tetrathionate reductase family octaheme c-type cytochrome, producing the protein MNIASNEARCTSCHSGYGWKDNNFDFTNEQKVDCLVCHEQSREYKKFPTDAGYPALEDKYFGDELYKKVDLNKSAQSVGLPTRHNCGACHFYGGGGDGVKHGDLDSSLIDPPYDLDVHMSKDGGDFSCARCHTTVDHKIAGRCYKTPAFTDRKSVLDSDMVKRISCVSCHTDSPHKNVKKLNDHTDKVSCQACHIPAFARQNPTKMQWDWSTAGDLKDGKPYVEMDEEMQRIKYSSQKGDFTWEKNVEPEYFWYNGSLEYVLLTDEIDPSNSPIKLNCVMGDMNDEKSRIYPFKVHKAKQPYDKINNKMAAVHLYGKNNTSYWSNFHWGNAIQTAMDYMDLPYSGEYEFIDTEYHFQITHMVAPAKDSLTCVQCHSPNGRLEKLAGFYMPGRDKFGLIDKGGFALIFLSLGVVFVHGLIRIFSSSKKD; encoded by the coding sequence ATGAACATAGCAAGCAACGAGGCTCGTTGCACTTCATGTCATTCAGGATACGGCTGGAAAGATAATAATTTTGATTTCACAAATGAGCAAAAAGTAGATTGTCTTGTTTGTCATGAGCAAAGCCGTGAATATAAAAAATTTCCAACAGATGCAGGTTATCCAGCCTTAGAAGACAAATATTTTGGAGACGAACTTTATAAAAAAGTTGATTTGAACAAATCTGCTCAAAGTGTAGGACTTCCAACCAGACACAATTGCGGAGCCTGCCATTTTTACGGAGGCGGAGGAGACGGAGTAAAACACGGAGATCTTGACAGTTCATTAATTGATCCTCCCTATGATTTAGATGTTCATATGTCCAAAGACGGAGGAGATTTTTCCTGTGCAAGATGTCACACCACAGTTGATCATAAAATTGCAGGCCGCTGTTATAAAACACCTGCTTTTACAGATAGAAAATCTGTTCTTGATTCAGATATGGTAAAAAGAATTTCCTGTGTTTCCTGCCACACTGACTCACCCCATAAAAATGTAAAAAAATTAAATGACCATACTGATAAAGTTTCTTGTCAGGCCTGTCATATTCCTGCTTTTGCAAGACAAAATCCAACTAAAATGCAATGGGACTGGTCAACTGCCGGAGACCTAAAAGATGGAAAGCCCTATGTTGAAATGGATGAAGAAATGCAAAGAATTAAATATTCATCCCAAAAAGGAGATTTTACCTGGGAAAAAAATGTTGAGCCTGAATATTTCTGGTACAATGGTTCCCTGGAATACGTTCTTTTAACAGATGAAATAGATCCTTCAAATTCACCTATAAAACTAAATTGTGTAATGGGCGATATGAATGACGAAAAATCAAGAATTTATCCTTTTAAAGTACACAAGGCAAAACAGCCCTATGACAAAATAAACAACAAAATGGCTGCAGTTCATCTTTATGGAAAGAACAATACCTCTTACTGGTCAAATTTTCATTGGGGGAATGCTATTCAAACAGCCATGGATTATATGGATCTTCCATACAGCGGAGAATATGAATTTATAGATACAGAATACCATTTTCAAATAACCCATATGGTTGCACCGGCCAAAGATTCTCTTACTTGTGTACAATGCCATTCTCCAAATGGAAGACTGGAAAAACTGGCTGGGTTTTATATGCCTGGAAGGGACAAGTTCGGCCTGATAGATAAAGGCGGATTTGCTCTTATATTTTTATCACTTGGGGTTGTTTTTGTTCATGGATTAATCAGAATATTTTCATCTTCAAAAAAGGACTAA
- a CDS encoding radical SAM protein, producing MTAIPDGFHYVGNCIRPPSEYNSILLQATLGCSHSKCTFCGAYKDKRFSIKDRKHLESDLAFASKYCTRQDRVFIMDGDALIMPMDNWIWLLGEIKEKLPWVKRTTCYANLKSISMKSDEDLAKLYEMGLKAVFIGLESGHPKIREDIKKGGTPEELVFHCQRLRKSGIRLVTIVLLGLGQIELSLDHARETGKALTAIDPEAVSVLSLIPLPNTPLGQAFEKGEFKIPDNLGMIAELRELVKHTKLSRGAFRSVHASNYLSINARFPQDKEKVLQTLDNALAGTIELKPEWMRRL from the coding sequence ATGACTGCTATTCCCGATGGATTTCATTATGTGGGCAATTGCATCCGCCCGCCCAGTGAATACAATTCAATACTTTTACAGGCAACCCTTGGTTGTTCCCATTCAAAATGCACTTTTTGCGGTGCATACAAAGATAAGCGGTTTTCAATAAAAGACAGAAAACATCTTGAAAGCGATTTGGCCTTTGCAAGTAAATATTGTACCCGTCAGGACAGGGTTTTTATCATGGACGGAGATGCCCTGATCATGCCCATGGATAATTGGATTTGGCTTTTGGGTGAAATCAAAGAAAAGCTGCCCTGGGTAAAAAGAACTACTTGTTATGCAAATTTAAAATCAATCAGCATGAAATCAGATGAAGATTTGGCCAAGCTTTATGAAATGGGTTTAAAAGCAGTTTTCATAGGTCTTGAATCCGGCCATCCCAAGATCAGAGAAGATATTAAAAAAGGTGGAACTCCTGAAGAACTTGTTTTTCATTGCCAAAGACTTAGAAAATCAGGAATCCGCCTTGTTACAATTGTACTTTTAGGCCTTGGCCAAATTGAACTAAGCCTTGACCATGCAAGAGAAACAGGAAAAGCCTTAACAGCCATTGATCCCGAAGCCGTGAGTGTACTTTCCCTTATTCCTTTGCCTAACACACCACTTGGTCAGGCATTTGAAAAAGGAGAATTTAAAATCCCGGATAATCTAGGGATGATTGCTGAGCTAAGAGAACTTGTAAAACATACAAAACTTTCAAGAGGTGCTTTCAGGTCTGTTCATGCCAGTAATTATCTGTCAATAAACGCAAGATTTCCCCAGGACAAGGAAAAAGTTTTGCAAACACTTGATAATGCTTTAGCAGGAACCATTGAGCTAAAACCTGAATGGATGCGCAGACTTTAA
- a CDS encoding phospholipase A, which translates to MGKIYKSSCFFLLILAFLSVPGLAKTENTEKVEKRKELTENSINRQKLIEERVFRNYRESPFSMHRMNYAVVGSNDLKLQYSFKYRLFTQTDLYVSFTNLILWNIYEDQNPAYDNNYQPEVFYRFVKENKWFLSADLGYWHLSNGTSGPKARSWDRLFVRFMQTTKISEMNLYWYTHIWPLTLYQGRENRDINDYLGWWDFGFWIKNILKHQSGDGLDFQFNFRPGKYGIPFNKGNATAGLQYRIQRWTTFNPTLYLQYFHGYSEVILDYNHRSDELRMGLSWFY; encoded by the coding sequence ATGGGTAAGATTTATAAATCAAGTTGTTTTTTTCTATTAATTCTAGCTTTTCTGTCAGTACCTGGCCTTGCAAAAACTGAAAACACAGAAAAAGTAGAAAAACGTAAAGAATTAACTGAAAACTCAATAAACCGCCAGAAATTAATCGAAGAAAGGGTATTTAGAAATTACCGTGAAAGCCCTTTTTCCATGCATAGAATGAATTACGCTGTGGTTGGCAGCAATGACCTTAAATTACAATACAGTTTTAAATACCGTTTATTTACCCAGACAGATCTTTATGTATCTTTTACCAATCTCATACTCTGGAATATATATGAAGACCAAAATCCAGCCTATGATAACAATTATCAACCTGAAGTTTTTTACCGCTTTGTAAAAGAAAACAAGTGGTTTTTGTCTGCTGATCTTGGATACTGGCATCTTTCCAACGGCACCTCAGGACCAAAAGCCAGATCATGGGATCGTTTGTTTGTAAGATTTATGCAAACCACAAAAATATCTGAGATGAATTTGTACTGGTATACTCATATCTGGCCTTTAACCCTTTACCAAGGAAGAGAAAACAGAGATATTAATGATTATCTTGGCTGGTGGGATTTTGGATTTTGGATAAAAAACATTCTTAAACATCAATCTGGAGACGGGTTGGATTTTCAATTCAATTTTCGCCCGGGAAAATACGGAATCCCTTTTAATAAAGGCAATGCCACGGCTGGATTACAATATAGGATCCAGCGCTGGACAACGTTTAACCCCACTCTTTACTTACAATATTTCCATGGTTACAGCGAGGTTATCCTGGACTACAACCACAGAAGTGATGAGTTAAGAATGGGCCTTTCCTGGTTCTATTAA
- a CDS encoding L-threonylcarbamoyladenylate synthase yields MNKKQKEFQPEIIEYTSNSSAPEKSARILENGGLIVFPTKGVYGIGADIQNIEAVKKIYNLKKRDLNKPLLILIGSIEEVNNYCINIPPVFFEIMKNFWPGDITFIMDASKNIPEILTGKTGKIGVRIPAHPFLKELFKIFKFPITGTSANISGRPATDRFEELDPQLIKNTQLLIKSTKTTSKTPSTIVESKDKGIKILREGRVKTKDLEKYLI; encoded by the coding sequence TTGAACAAAAAGCAAAAAGAATTTCAGCCTGAAATAATTGAATACACAAGTAATTCTTCTGCTCCTGAAAAATCAGCCCGTATTCTTGAAAATGGCGGGCTGATTGTATTTCCAACCAAAGGAGTTTATGGAATCGGAGCTGATATCCAAAATATTGAAGCTGTTAAAAAAATTTACAATCTAAAAAAAAGAGATTTAAACAAACCTCTTTTAATTCTTATTGGAAGTATTGAAGAAGTTAATAATTATTGTATAAATATTCCTCCAGTATTTTTTGAAATTATGAAAAATTTCTGGCCCGGAGATATTACTTTTATAATGGATGCTTCAAAAAATATTCCAGAAATTTTAACAGGTAAAACAGGAAAAATCGGGGTAAGAATTCCAGCTCATCCCTTTTTAAAAGAACTTTTTAAAATTTTCAAATTTCCAATTACAGGAACTTCAGCAAATATTTCAGGAAGACCTGCCACAGACAGATTTGAAGAACTTGATCCCCAATTAATAAAAAACACTCAGCTTTTGATAAAATCTACAAAAACCACCAGCAAAACACCTTCAACCATTGTTGAATCAAAAGACAAGGGAATAAAAATTTTAAGGGAAGGAAGAGTAAAAACCAAAGATTTAGAAAAATATTTAATCTGA
- the purD gene encoding phosphoribosylamine--glycine ligase, translated as MKVLIIGSGGREHSISWKIAKSSLVSKVFCAPGNPGIKEAELVPIQADDLEGLLGFAKKEKIDLTIVGPELPLSLGITDLFTANGLKIFGPSAKAAMLETSKSYSKYIMEKYKIPTARGKSFTNSDQAKEFVKEIGIPLVAKADGLAAGKGVIICNSENQAFEAIDEILNEKKYGDAGNKILIEEFLEGEEASFIAITDGKNICPLPSSQDHKSVFDNDKGLNTGGMGAYSPAPVVDIYIKNKVMEKVIKPVIKAMEKEGSPYTGFIYAGLMINKDSIKVLEFNARLGDPEAQPLLMRIKSDLVEIILSALDKDLDKFEIEIDERPSVCVVMASGGYPLEYEKGKLIKGIENFDNDPEIEIFHGGTKLENNSYFTNAGRVLGVTSIGDNLDSAIEKAYQAVEKITWDKVHYRKDVGMKALNRMNLKPLVGIVMGSDSDLGVMMETVSILKKFDIPFEITVASAHRTPEKAGKFASTAINKGMKVIIAGAGHAAHLAGVMAASTTLPVIGVPIDSSALQGFDSLLSTVQMPPGVPVATVAIGKPGAYNAGVLAVQILALGDEKIAEKMKLFKIEMAEKVEQKAKRISA; from the coding sequence ATGAAAGTTCTTATAATTGGAAGCGGAGGCCGTGAGCATTCAATATCCTGGAAAATAGCAAAAAGCAGTCTTGTATCCAAAGTATTTTGTGCACCTGGAAATCCTGGAATAAAAGAAGCTGAACTTGTTCCAATTCAGGCTGACGACCTTGAAGGACTTCTTGGTTTTGCAAAAAAAGAAAAAATAGATTTAACAATTGTAGGCCCTGAACTTCCTCTTTCTCTTGGAATTACCGACCTTTTCACAGCAAACGGACTTAAAATATTTGGTCCTTCAGCAAAAGCTGCCATGCTTGAAACATCAAAGTCCTATTCCAAATATATAATGGAAAAATACAAAATTCCCACAGCCAGGGGAAAATCTTTTACAAATTCTGATCAGGCAAAAGAATTTGTAAAAGAAATTGGAATTCCCCTTGTTGCAAAAGCAGACGGACTTGCAGCAGGAAAAGGTGTGATTATCTGCAACAGTGAAAACCAGGCCTTTGAAGCAATAGATGAGATTTTAAACGAAAAAAAATACGGGGATGCAGGAAATAAAATTCTTATTGAAGAATTTCTTGAAGGTGAAGAAGCTTCTTTTATAGCAATCACAGACGGAAAAAACATTTGCCCCCTTCCCTCTTCCCAGGATCATAAATCAGTTTTTGACAATGACAAAGGATTAAACACCGGAGGAATGGGAGCTTATTCCCCTGCTCCTGTTGTTGATATTTATATAAAAAACAAAGTCATGGAAAAAGTTATAAAACCTGTGATCAAAGCAATGGAAAAAGAAGGCAGTCCTTACACAGGATTTATTTATGCAGGGCTTATGATAAACAAAGATTCCATAAAAGTTCTTGAATTCAATGCCCGCCTTGGAGATCCTGAAGCCCAGCCTCTTTTGATGAGGATAAAATCAGACCTTGTTGAAATAATTCTTTCTGCCCTTGATAAAGATTTAGATAAATTTGAAATAGAAATCGATGAAAGGCCAAGTGTTTGTGTTGTAATGGCTTCAGGGGGATATCCCCTGGAATATGAAAAAGGAAAACTCATAAAAGGAATTGAAAATTTTGATAATGACCCTGAAATAGAAATATTTCATGGGGGAACAAAATTGGAAAACAATTCCTATTTTACAAACGCTGGAAGAGTTCTTGGAGTTACCTCCATAGGTGACAACCTTGATTCAGCAATAGAAAAGGCTTATCAAGCAGTTGAAAAAATAACTTGGGACAAAGTCCATTATAGAAAAGATGTGGGAATGAAAGCATTGAACAGGATGAATTTAAAGCCTTTAGTTGGAATAGTAATGGGAAGTGATTCTGATCTTGGAGTTATGATGGAAACAGTATCTATATTGAAAAAATTTGATATTCCATTTGAAATCACTGTTGCCTCTGCCCACAGAACTCCTGAAAAGGCCGGAAAATTTGCTTCAACAGCAATAAACAAGGGAATGAAGGTAATTATTGCAGGTGCAGGCCATGCAGCCCATCTTGCAGGAGTAATGGCAGCCTCAACCACCCTTCCTGTAATTGGAGTTCCCATAGATTCTTCAGCTTTACAAGGATTTGATTCTCTTCTTTCAACAGTTCAAATGCCTCCTGGAGTTCCAGTTGCAACAGTTGCCATAGGAAAACCCGGAGCTTATAATGCCGGTGTTCTTGCAGTACAGATTCTTGCCCTTGGTGATGAAAAAATTGCTGAAAAAATGAAACTATTCAAAATTGAAATGGCAGAAAAAGTTGAACAAAAAGCAAAAAGAATTTCAGCCTGA
- a CDS encoding D-alanine--D-alanine ligase, whose protein sequence is MTKIKVALIYGGTSSEREVSIAGKDAVFEAIDKNLYEVECFDSKFDLEKILKNASKIDTALIILHGENGEDGKVQGFLDLLNIPYQSSGVLSSALAMNKEKCKDFYKINSIPIANHLVFKKHSKELENQIIEKIGLPVVIKPALGGSSIALSIVGNQNELKDACLKALKESKIVMAEEYISGTELTCGILGNDDPKALPIIEIRPKQGHKFFDYEAKYTAGETDEICPAEIDEKTAEKVQNLCIKIHKILQCKGCSRTDLILKDNNLYVLETNTIPGMTKNSLLPLAARTAGISFTQLIDKLINFSLEK, encoded by the coding sequence ATGACCAAAATTAAAGTAGCTCTGATTTACGGAGGCACCTCATCTGAAAGAGAAGTCTCAATTGCGGGAAAAGATGCAGTTTTTGAAGCAATAGATAAAAATCTTTATGAAGTTGAATGTTTTGATTCAAAATTTGACCTGGAAAAAATTTTAAAAAATGCCTCAAAGATTGATACAGCTCTGATTATTCTTCATGGAGAAAACGGTGAAGATGGAAAAGTTCAAGGATTTTTAGATCTTTTAAATATCCCCTACCAATCATCAGGAGTTCTTTCCAGTGCCCTTGCAATGAACAAAGAAAAATGCAAAGATTTTTACAAAATAAACTCAATTCCTATTGCAAATCATCTTGTTTTTAAAAAGCACTCAAAAGAACTTGAAAATCAAATAATTGAAAAAATTGGTTTACCTGTGGTAATCAAGCCTGCCCTTGGCGGCTCAAGCATTGCTTTATCAATTGTGGGAAATCAAAATGAGTTAAAAGATGCTTGTTTAAAAGCACTTAAAGAATCAAAAATTGTAATGGCTGAAGAATATATTTCTGGAACAGAACTTACCTGTGGGATTTTAGGAAATGATGATCCAAAAGCCCTTCCTATAATAGAAATAAGGCCAAAACAAGGACATAAATTTTTTGATTATGAAGCAAAATATACAGCTGGAGAAACCGATGAAATCTGCCCTGCTGAAATTGATGAAAAAACAGCAGAAAAGGTTCAAAATCTTTGCATAAAAATTCATAAAATTCTTCAATGCAAAGGATGCAGCAGAACAGATCTTATTTTAAAAGATAATAACCTTTATGTTCTTGAAACAAATACCATTCCGGGAATGACAAAAAACAGTCTTCTTCCCCTTGCAGCCAGAACAGCAGGAATTTCCTTTACCCAATTGATTGACAAATTAATAAATTTTTCCCTTGAAAAATAA
- a CDS encoding DUF1992 domain-containing protein has protein sequence MLKSFRLIAEQKIIEAQKKGFFDNCEGKGKPFKFEDENVSPELRMAYKILKNADCLPPEIELKKEITKTEDLLKGLSDEKEIIKTQTKLNLLIKKYNMENNFSMGNELKEKYFPKISKIINKSR, from the coding sequence ATGTTAAAATCATTTAGACTAATAGCTGAACAAAAAATAATAGAAGCACAAAAAAAGGGTTTTTTTGACAATTGTGAAGGCAAAGGAAAACCTTTTAAATTTGAAGATGAAAATGTCAGCCCGGAACTGAGGATGGCTTATAAGATTTTAAAAAATGCAGATTGCCTTCCACCTGAAATTGAACTTAAAAAAGAAATAACAAAAACTGAAGACCTTTTAAAAGGACTTTCCGATGAAAAGGAAATAATAAAAACCCAGACCAAACTCAATCTTCTCATTAAAAAATATAATATGGAGAATAATTTTTCCATGGGAAACGAGTTAAAAGAAAAATATTTTCCCAAAATATCAAAAATTATTAATAAAAGCAGATAA